The Plutella xylostella chromosome 30, ilPluXylo3.1, whole genome shotgun sequence genome contains a region encoding:
- the LOC119694692 gene encoding fatty acyl-CoA reductase 1 isoform X2 — translation MSSEGFSANEVDGMEDRIAETFSGKNVFVTGGTGFMGKVLVEKLLRKCPDIGSIILLVRIKKGKTPKQRLEEIFNGPLFEKVRNLRGGVDPLLEKMVIVAGDCQLPDLGVSASDRQMLSDCVHIVIHAAATIRFDEELKKAVLLNVRGTKLVVELAKECKKLELFIHISTAYCHLHEKLLEEKPYPPPADPHQIIQAVEWMDDETVAAVTPKLLNKLPNSYAFTKALGEALVVEAMEQGFPGMVLRPSIVIPIWQEPVPGWTDNINGPTGLLIGAGKGVIRSMYCKSNSYADYLPVDVFINGIMIAAWNYIKYGDKAANIINFTSSAEIKVTWSEMIDAGREIIMNRVPLNGVAWYPGGSMKHSRLYHNICLIFFHWIPAMIVDALLFCLGYKPVLMRVQRRISKGFEVFEYYTNNQWDFKSDIAQTVRQRLNTRERRDYKVDAIGLDISKYFEDCIRSARIFILKEYDHTLPAARRHMKVMWCVDLLVRCLFWGYLLYCMSGWMTSLYTSVVGASPDEMVQPTVMTS, via the exons ATGTCGTCGGAAGGCTTTTCAGCTAACGAGGTAGACGGCATGGAGGATCGGATCGCTGAAACCTTCAGCGGAAAGAATGTCTTCGTGACGGGAGGCACAGGCTTCATGGGGAAGGTTCTGGTGGAGAAATTGCTGAG GAAATGTCCAGACATTGGCAGCATCATTCTGCTGGTTCGTATCAAAAAAGGGAAGACCCCCAAACAGAGATTAGAAGAGATCTTCAATGGACCG CTGTTCGAGAAGGTCCGCAACCTGCGCGGGGGGGTGGACCCCCTGCTGGAGAAGATG GTGATCGTGGCGGGGGACTGCCAGCTGCCGGACCTCGGCGTCAGCGCGTCCGACAGACAGATGCTGAGCGACTGCGTGCATATTGTCATACATGCTGCCGCTACTATCAG atTCGATGAAGAGCTGAAGAAAGCGGTGCTGCTGAACGTCAGAGGAACGAAACTGGTGGTCGAACTGGCCAAGGAATGCAAGAAACTCGAG CTCTTCATCCACATCTCCACGGCGTACTGCCACCTGCACGAGAAGCTTCTAGAGGAGAAGCCGTACCCCCCTCCCGCGGACCCGCACCAGATCATCCAGGCCGTCGAGTGGATGGACGACGAGACTGTCGCCGCTGTCACTCCTAA ACTGCTGAACAAGCTGCCCAACTCGTACGCGTTCACGAAGGCGCTGGGTGAGGCGCTGGTGGTAGAGGCCATGGAGCAGGGCTTCCCCGGGATGGTGTTGAGGCCTTCCATCG TGATTCCCATTTGGCAAGAACCCGTGCCTGGATGGACTGACAACATCAACGGACCAACCGGTCTACTaattg GCGCGGGCAAGGGCGTGATCCGCTCCATGTACTGCAAAAGCAACAGCTACGCGGACTACCTGCCCGTGGACGTGTTCATCAACGGCATCATGATCGCCGCCTGGAACTACATCAAATATGG TGACAAAGCAGCCAACATCATCAACTTCACGTCATCAGCGGAGATCAAGGTGACCTGGTCGGAGATGATCGACGCTGGACGAGAGATCATCATGAACAGGGTGCCTCTCAACGGTGTCGCTTG GTACCCGGGTGGTTCGATGAAGCACTCCCGCCTCTACCACAACATCTGCCTCATCTTCTTCCATTGGATCCCGGCCATGATCGTCGACGCCCTGCTCTTCTGTCTCGGATACAAGCCTGT TCTAATGCGCGTCCAACGCCGCATCAGCAAGGGTTTCGAAGTGTTCGAGTACTACACGAACAACCAGTGGGACTTCAAGTCGGACATCGCGCAGACTGTCCGACAACGCCTCAATACCAGGGAGAGACGGGACTATAAGGTCGATGCTATTG GTTTGGATATCTCCAAATACTTCGAAGACTGCATCAGATCAGCTCGGATCTTCATATTGAAGGAGTATGATCACACACTGCCCGCTGCCAGAAGACATATGAAAGT TATGTGGTGTGTAGACCTCCTGGTCCGCTGTCTCTTCTGGGGCTACCTGCTCTACTGCATGAGCGGGTGGATGACGTCTCTCTACACGTCGGTCGTCGGTGCCAGCCCTGACGAGATGGTCCAGCCCACTGTCATGACGTCTTAG
- the LOC119694692 gene encoding fatty acyl-CoA reductase 1 isoform X1, which yields MSSEGFSANEVDGMEDRIAETFSGKNVFVTGGTGFMGKVLVEKLLRKCPDIGSIILLVRIKKGKTPKQRLEEIFNGPLFEKVRNLRGGVDPLLEKMVIVAGDCQLPDLGVSASDRQMLSDCVHIVIHAAATIRFDEELKKAVLLNVRGTKLVVELAKECKKLELFIHISTAYCHLHEKLLEEKPYPPPADPHQIIQAVEWMDDETVAAVTPKLLNKLPNSYAFTKALGEALVVEAMEQGFPGMVLRPSIVIPIWQEPVPGWTDNINGPTGLLIGAGKGVIRSMYCKSNSYADYLPVDVFINGIMIAAWNYIKYGDKAANIINFTSSAEIKVTWSEMIDAGREIIMNRVPLNGVAWYPGGSMKHSRLYHNICLIFFHWIPAMIVDALLFCLGYKPVLMRVQRRISKGFEVFEYYTNNQWDFKSDIAQTVRQRLNTRERRDYKVDAIGLDISKYFEDCIRSARIFILKEYDHTLPAARRHMKVMWCVDLLVRCLFWGYLLYCMSGWMTSLYTSVVGASPDEMVQPTVMTS from the exons ATGTCGTCGGAAGGCTTTTCAGCTAACGAGGTAGACGGCATGGAGGATCGGATCGCTGAAACCTTCAGCGGAAAGAATGTCTTCGTGACGGGAGGCACAGGCTTCATGGGGAAGGTTCTGGTGGAGAAATTGCTGAG GAAATGTCCAGACATTGGCAGCATCATTCTGCTGGTTCGTATCAAAAAAGGGAAGACCCCCAAACAGAGATTAGAAGAGATCTTCAATGGACCG CTGTTCGAGAAGGTCCGCAACCTGCGCGGGGGGGTGGACCCCCTGCTGGAGAAGATGGTGATCGTGGCGGGGGACTGCCAGCTGCCGGACCTCGGCGTCAGCGCGTCCGACAGACAGATGCTGAGCGACTGCGTGCATATTGTTATACATGCTGCTGCCACTATCAG atTCGATGAAGAGCTGAAGAAAGCGGTGCTGCTGAACGTCAGAGGAACGAAACTGGTGGTCGAACTGGCCAAGGAATGCAAGAAACTCGAG CTCTTCATCCACATCTCCACGGCGTACTGCCACCTGCACGAGAAGCTTCTAGAGGAGAAGCCGTACCCCCCTCCCGCGGACCCGCACCAGATCATCCAGGCCGTCGAGTGGATGGACGACGAGACTGTCGCCGCTGTCACTCCTAA ACTGCTGAACAAGCTGCCCAACTCGTACGCGTTCACGAAGGCGCTGGGTGAGGCGCTGGTGGTAGAGGCCATGGAGCAGGGCTTCCCCGGGATGGTGTTGAGGCCTTCCATCG TGATTCCCATTTGGCAAGAACCCGTGCCTGGATGGACTGACAACATCAACGGACCAACCGGTCTACTaattg GCGCGGGCAAGGGCGTGATCCGCTCCATGTACTGCAAAAGCAACAGCTACGCGGACTACCTGCCCGTGGACGTGTTCATCAACGGCATCATGATCGCCGCCTGGAACTACATCAAATATGG TGACAAAGCAGCCAACATCATCAACTTCACGTCATCAGCGGAGATCAAGGTGACCTGGTCGGAGATGATCGACGCTGGACGAGAGATCATCATGAACAGGGTGCCTCTCAACGGTGTCGCTTG GTACCCGGGTGGTTCGATGAAGCACTCCCGCCTCTACCACAACATCTGCCTCATCTTCTTCCATTGGATCCCGGCCATGATCGTCGACGCCCTGCTCTTCTGTCTCGGATACAAGCCTGT TCTAATGCGCGTCCAACGCCGCATCAGCAAGGGTTTCGAAGTGTTCGAGTACTACACGAACAACCAGTGGGACTTCAAGTCGGACATCGCGCAGACTGTCCGACAACGCCTCAATACCAGGGAGAGACGGGACTATAAGGTCGATGCTATTG GTTTGGATATCTCCAAATACTTCGAAGACTGCATCAGATCAGCTCGGATCTTCATATTGAAGGAGTATGATCACACACTGCCCGCTGCCAGAAGACATATGAAAGT TATGTGGTGTGTAGACCTCCTGGTCCGCTGTCTCTTCTGGGGCTACCTGCTCTACTGCATGAGCGGGTGGATGACGTCTCTCTACACGTCGGTCGTCGGTGCCAGCCCTGACGAGATGGTCCAGCCCACTGTCATGACGTCTTAG